A genomic region of Anopheles coustani chromosome 3, idAnoCousDA_361_x.2, whole genome shotgun sequence contains the following coding sequences:
- the LOC131259182 gene encoding uncharacterized protein LOC131259182 has translation MDCAFETTYSQDYKNRLDNRRLALLHKMDANLPESCFSPPIPCTVAVGTGVDGKKNIDIESEVKRKDFPQWCTNRFRKNLAKTHPELYAEIDAERPWQERAGGSPLISSYQLAFDRLPEQPSCPASGVSESPRWPDWKYFQRECNGVPPCSGKPIADGGPCSCQLCPQEQASSSNQKRPPTYGCVYSISNIPKSYISSGHWPEMDWEKSAPNKTEYRDRVGRLGGVIQRENIHNHSRCTPTRNCRHKFFL, from the coding sequence ATGGATTGTGCATTTGAAACCACGTACAGCCAGGACTACAAAAACCGTTTGGATAACAGGCGCTTGGCCTTGCTGCACAAGATGGATGCTAATCTTCCGGAAAGCTGTTTTTCACCTCCTATACCATGTACGGTTGCAGTTGGAACGGGGGtagatggaaagaaaaacatcgacaTAGAGTCGGAAGTCAAACGAAAAGATTTTCCACAATGGTGCACGAATCGTTTCCGCAAAAATCTCGCCAAAACTCACCCAGAACTGTACGCGGAAATTGACGCGGAGCGTCCGTGGCAGGAACGTGCCGGCGGTTCACCGCTGATATCGAGCTATCAGCTGGCCTTCGATCGTTTACCAGAACAGCCATCCTGTCCAGCGAGCGGCGTGTCAGAATCTCCCCGCTGGCCAGATTGGAAATATTTTCAGCGAGAATGCAACGGTGTACCGCCATGCAGCGGGAAACCTATCGCAGATGGTGGTCCATGTTCTTGTCAACTTTGTCCCCAGGAACAGGCTTCAAGTTCGAACCAGAAACGACCGCCAACGTATGGGTGCGTGTATTCCATATCAAACATTCCCAAAAGCTACATTTCCTCCGGACACTGGCCGGAGATGGACTGGGAAAAAAGTGCCCCCAACAAGACGGAATATCGCGATCGGGTGGGCCGGCTTGGCGGGGTTATACAACGAGAGAATATTCATAATCATAGCCGCTGCACGCCGACGAGGAACTGTCGACACAAATTCTTTTTGTGA